The window CTCAAGAACCTGACGGCGTGCATGGGATGCACCAAGAAGCATGCCAAGTGTTCCTGGAGGGAAGTCAAAGAGGAGGAATTGCTCGCGGTCCGACCGCACATCCTATTCCCCTCTCGCTCAGGCGAAGCGTCCCCAGGCGGTCTTCCTACGACCGGCGCACATTCCCCGAGCAACGCCCTGGCGTCTATGGAACGCCCCGTAGGGTCAGTGTCAGACACTCACCATCATTCGCACCATTACCGGCGCGAATCCGCCCCGAGTGCCCCACATATTGAGTCCGGGTCGACCGCCTCGATGGTTCCGGACAGCTCTCCCCGGCGAGCCCTGAGCGAGAGCGATCAACCCTTCCACGAACGGCGCGTCGCAGCCGGGACCACCCGCCCACCACCCCAAACGGAAGACGATGATCCCGACGCAAATCAGCGCTTGATGCAAGCTATCCTCGACACGGTGGACCACCACACACGCGTGGCGGCTGCCGTTCAGGAAAAGGAGCGGGGCGCCGAACGGCCCGGCGACGGCAGCAATGACCGGGATGCCGAGCGCGATCGGGAACGACGGCTGGTGCAAGCCTAGTGTGGGATGTTTGTCATGTGTTACTGTGTACAGTGAAAACGAGGGCGTTTCTATTTTCTGGCTTGTTTTGTTTACCAGCGCTTGGAGTTCTGTTTCGGATGGAGTGACGGGATGGGGGTTCTCCGGAATGGGGTGTCTTCGGGATGGAGGTTCTCCGGGATGCATGGAAATAGTTCGCATTTTGGTCATTCGTGTTTTTATATCGTTATACCAATTGGATTTGGCATGTTCAGCAACAAGGTTCCTACGTACTAGGTCCGATAAGATCCATCGGACAGGAAGAGACTATAGCCGGGTGATGCTCCACAAGAAGAGGGCGGAATGCTTCCTCACATTGGTCATCATCTGGTGGGGTATTAACTATGAGAGAGCTGCATAGGTGTCGCCGAAAGTATAACCGGCGGAACATGATTTACTAGGTAAACCCTGCTCAATTTGTGGTACTAGGCACGTCTCCGTAATTCCGTACCCAACATTGGTTGACTGGCGGGGTGTCTAGTGGGGTGTGTTTCTCACCATTATCAATCTCTGAATCATCGGGAACGGGGGCTGCGGGGAGACGCCAACTGCCGAGTTCAGCACCGGATACAAGTGAATTGATTTAAATAAGAAGCAGCCAGCCCCTACCCCGGactcctttttttttatttcatTGATCTGATTCCCTCCCCCACTTTGGTTGTCACCATGGATCCCTCGCAGGTTAAGATCCCGCCGATGAAAGATCTCACGGCGGAGAACATCACCGAGAAtgtcatcaccatcaactCGCTCTGCGAGGACGAGCGCATGAAATACGTCCTCGAGCGCCTCGTCACGCACCTGCACGACTTTGCGCGCGAGACCCGCCTCAGCAGCGACGAGTGGATGACCGGGTTGCAGTTTTTGACGGAGGTGGGACAGATTTGCACAGATGTGCGCCAGGTATGTATAACCCCATCATTCTTATAAAGAAtatgtctttttttgtcttttttttctaATGTGAGTGATGAAAAACAGGAattcatcctcctctccgACGTCCTCGGCCTCTCCATCCTGGTCGACTCAATCGACCACCCCAAACCCGCGGGCTCCACGGAAGGCACCGTGCTCGGCCCATTCCACACCCACGACGCCGAAGAGATGCCCGCCGGCGAGTCGCTGTCCCATGATCCCGCCGGCGAGCCCCTGCTGGTCGTGTGCACTTTGCGCGACACAGAGGGGCGGCCCATCGAGAACGTCAAGATCGATATCTGGGAGACGGACTCCTCGGGCCATTACGATGTGCAGTATGCGGGGCGTGAGGAACCCGATGGGCGCTGTATTATGCGCTCGGATAAAGAGGGTATCTTCTGGTTCAAGGCTATTACCCCCGTGCCCTATCCGATCCCCCACGATGGGCCTGTGgggaggttgttgaagaagttgCATCGCCATCCGTATAGGCCGAGCCACATGCATTTTATgtttgagaaggaggggTATGATCATTTGATTACGTATGTTTCACTCCCTCGTCTATTTTCTATGATTTGGTTTGATATCATGCTTGGGGGGAGAGAATGCTGATGATCTGATAGCGCGCTCTACCTGCGTAACGACCCCTATGAAACCTCCGACGCGGTCTTCGGAGTCAAGGACTCCCTCACCGTGGACATCGGCAAGGCGGGCCCGGAGATCGCGAGCAAGTACGGCGTGCCGGAGGGCCATGCCTTGCTCACGTACGACTTTGTGCTTGTTTCTGATGCGGAGACGTTTGACTTGCGCGCGAAGAACTCGATCGTTGCGCTGGATAAGCTGGGACGGAAGGTGAAGATTGTTAATGGGTTGCCTGTGCCGGATTTGGATTGAACAATCCAACACGCAAGTTGTGATGGATTACTTCGGGTGAGTTATGATGCAGTATTTATGagtgggatgatggatgcAAGTTCTTGTATATACCTTTTCGTTTATTCAGTGCATGAGATTGTCAGTTCACGAGAACGGGAGAGTATTTGAAGAAAGAGGACATGTAACACAGAATCCGAACGCAACGCGTCAGTCCTGCCGATGATTGTCAATGCCATTTCTCATAATTGCTGCACCATCAGTCCACATCGGAATATACGCCTCGGTCATAGAGATATGACTAGCTGATTGACTTGTTTGTCCGTGTCACAGTGCAGTGCTTGCTTAGACTCGGTGTGACACACTGTACAGACAGGTACGCACCTAGACAGTGTGTACCTACATTGCACCCATTCCTATGGCAGTGTAATGTACTAGGTAGTACGGACCGAGTAGTACGTGCAGCACAATGCACGGGACACATCGAGCCGAGTACAAATCTTCAATATTGATTGACTCGCAAGCAGGTTTGTCGCGTCTTGTCCCACCTGCTTCTCTGGACAGGGATCTAGCCTCCCTCTATTTAGCAAATGGCCATATAGTTGCATAGCTATATAGTAGTGTGTTTGTTATCCTACCTATacccatcccatcccatcccatcccatcccatcccatccacccccatACTTGTTGTTCTGCGCCTTGCCTTGCTTTACACATATTTTCTCTACCCACGATGCGGTTAACTCACCTCATCCTCCCATTAGCGGCCGTGGCACCGCTATGCTCTGCATTTGTGGTTCCGGATGAAAAGGTGCTCGGCCAGCTCCGcttggagaagcagcagtcGGAACAAAATGCTGCAGAGCTGGGTGTTTCTTCTCATGGTGTGGATGTCGAGGAGAGTGATATTGATAGTGATCCGTTGTGGGCTCTTGCCATGATGAACGATGAGCATGACCGCGGCTTGCATGCTGTGGATTCTTATTCTTATATCACCGCTCCGGAAGACAGGGTGTATACTACCCAGGAAGAtggggaggatggtgatgatggtgatgatagtgacagcgacgatgacagcgacgatgacagcgatgaggatgaggacgacgacgacgacgatgatggagAGCACAGAGCCCCCCATCACCGTCCTCACTGCCCAGGCTCAGCTCTCTGCCCTGCAAAGCTCACAATCTGGCAACTCCTCAGCGAATCCCGCCAAACAACCCGCCTAGCCGACATGCTCTCGCCGGACACCAAGCTCGTCACGCTCCTCAACAGCACGTCGGCGAACCACACAGTCTTCGCGCCGACAAACCGCGCCCTCGCCCGTCTGCTGCCACGCAAAAAGGGAGGAGCCAAGCAGCCCTCGCGCAAGTTCCTGAACCGGTTGCTGCGGTACCACGTTATTCCCGGCAGAGTCGGTGTTGAAGAgctggttgctgctgggtTGCAAACGCTGCCGACGCTGTTTAATGAGTCTGCGCTTGGGAAGAACTTGCCGCAGAGGGTTGTTGTCTCCAGGGGGTTTGAGGGGGAGGCGGTTCTCAATTGGGGAGGGACGATTGTTGCTGGTGATATTGTGAGTATTCCTAACACTCTTACATCTGATGTGtaaagagaaagaagaactAACCATTCGACAGACCGCAACAAACGGCTTCATCCACGCCGTAAACAcccctctcctcccaccCCCGCTAACCCTAACCCAGCTCGAGCTATCCCCCGAAACATTCAGCACATTCGCACTCGGCCTCTCCAAAACCGGCCTAGTCAAGAACCTGgccaacaagaaaaagaagagtCACAAAAACGGCCGAGGTGGAACGACCTTCGTGCCCACGAACGACGCATTCAAGCGTCTAGGCCGGCGCGCGAATGCATTCCTGTTCTCGAATCAGGGAGAACACTGTCTCCGTGCGCTGCTGCAGTATCACCTTGTGAACAATCAGACGCTTTATTCTGATGTGTTGTATACATCCACCGGTGTGGTGGAGGTGTTCAGCTCCAAAGCGAATGTGGGGAAGGGGGTTCATGTTGTTTTGCCGACGAGGTTGGGGAATCGGACTATTAGTGTTGATCTTAAGTATAGACACCATGGGGATGTTGTGATGCGGGTGAATGGGTTTGAGAGGGTTGTGGAGTTGGATCGGATTGCGAGGGATGGGGTTGTGCATGTTCTGGATCGGGTCTTGATTCCGCCTAAGATGGtgggtgggaaggaagaggaggcgagTGAGGACTCGGGGGAGATGAGTCCtgaggagttggaggagaggCTGCTAGGACAGTACGGGGTTGAAGCAGAGCAAGAGAGGATTCATGCTGAGCTGTGATGATGACCAGAGAGACAGATCAGATTGCATTGGGATAATTCTTCATTCTTTGAGTTATTTGACTGTATATCCATCGAACGGCAGCACCAGCTTGACTGCGTGCCTCGTAAATCAAAATGCCTTCCTTCCACTCACAAAGCCTCGCGGCTATAACAAtacctcttcctttcccGTTGCTCGTATTGCTTGCTGCTCCGAAACAGGAAAAAGAACGCAGTCCCAAAATCATATAATCATAGCATAGCCACATGGTCCGAAAAAGAAACCCTCCCTCCCAGTAGTTAGTGCATTCGCCGCGCCGGCTTCATCAGCGACTGGAAGGATGACTCGAGcgccttcttgatctccttgtAGCTGACAATAAAGCAATTCTGCTCGTCCCGGCTGATCAGAGTAATCTTCTCATCGGTGCCCGCGTCCAGCTTGTTCAGACAGGCCAACACATGCCCCAGATCGACCACCGGATCGCCCTGAGCATCCACTTGATGGAAGACGTAATCCCGGAAGATCTTGAGGAAATATCGCTCGCCGGTCTCCGACCACTGCCGGTCATGTTCGTATTCTGGCCGCTCGTTGACAAAGTTCAGCTTGGTCATCAGACGCACCAGACGCCCGTTCTCGAGTTCGCGGCTGAGATCCGATGTGAGCTGGTCGTCCAGATGGAGTGCCGAGTCAAAGGTCGACATCAGCTGGGACGAAATTCCCGTGATAAACACATCGATCGTCCGATCCTGGTCCTTCTGAAGTCCATTCAACAGCCAGAAGACCGAATTCTTCAGTTGTGGGCTATACGCCCGGGTAAAATgctccatggccttggtcGGGCTGTGCATCATGTTCGGCTGGTTGGCACCGAGGGCCACAATCAATTGCCCGAAATTGACCAGATCCTGCCGCTGCAGATCGGCCACCGTCCGCTGCGAGTCGAACTGCACCACATCCAGAACGCCACAAGCGTTCAGACGAATGCGGTTTTTGCCGCTCAACAAAACCTTGCTCGGTTCGAGGACTCGTGCCGCAAGTCCGTTGGTGTGGATCGATTTGACAGCGTTCGCAATCTGAGTCATGTAGCCCCAAATCACCTGCTCAGGGATATGGGTGTTTGGCCGGTTTTGGAACCGCTGACCAGCGCCCAGATGCTGCTCGGCAAGCGTTTTGGACAGCGGATGATAGTCCGTCACAAATATCAACGAGCTGTCTTGGAAGCTTCGGCTGGTAAATGCATCATGCAGAGTAACCACGCTGCCGTTGCACACCCGCTTCCACGCTTGGACAGATCGGATGGCCTTTTCGTTGGTCAAGCGGAAACCTAGACCGGATCATTAGTCGTAAGTTTATTTGCAAATCACAAACGGCCATACCTTCTAGTCGTCGTAGAGCATAAAAGTTCCCATCTTTGCTGGACTGTGCTTTGTACACCCAGCTGGGGTAGCCGAACGTCGCCGCGTTCTTCTGGTGAGTGAGATCCAAGGGCACAAGGGAATGGAAATAATCGACTTGGGAAGGCAGTTGTGTGTCTAGTATGCTGTCAACCTCACGGAGTTCTCGACGGCAGAATGGGTCCAACGTACTGGGTAGGGTTTGCAAGGtggcagcagccttcttctggagTTCTTCGCGGAAGTCACtggggaggaagagatcgtGGACATTCCGCTGGTAGCCAAGGGTGCTCTGGCTGTGAGGGCCAATCGGGGCATAGAGATGGTACTGGACCTGCAGGGTGTCAAAACGTGTTCCTACGAAGGACCAGGAAGTAGCATACTGGTTGCTGGAAGCCAGTCTGGTTCCCGAAGAAAGCGGTCCCCCCTAAAGCGGCGGCAGGATCGTGAGAGTAGGGGTTGGTCGGCACGCCCACAGCACCTGGAGTGCCTAACGGAGTCGAGGCGCTGACGAACGGATCGAAGGCGTTCGAGGCAGGGATACCTCCATTACCGTTACCCTGGAGAGGAGCCTGAAAGGATGGGTCAGTATGATAGAAGAATTCAGCGTGATTTGAGCTGTGATATGGATAGTCGTATTGTTCGGGAGGCTGCCACGCCCATGTCATCTCCGGGTGTGGATCGAACGGGTCGGAGGTAGAAAGGTCCAGGTGATGGGATGGACGTGGTGGCACGCAAGACACAATGGGATCAAAATCATCCGCCAGAGCATTTAAGCTCCGGGTAGAGCGATTGGACAAGGATCCCAGCATTGTTTGTTgtgagaggaagagaaaaaaaagggaagaacAGTGTCTAGGTATGGACGAAAGGAAGGAACCAGTCAAGCTTACCACATCAAATCCCTGCGGTACAAACTCCTGCACATCGGCCACAGTCCAGTCGGGCGTCGCAGTTTCCTGTCTCGCTGCTTGGGTTGATTAGTACCAATACGTCTCGATTCTTGGGACAGACTCATACGGGATGCTGCAGTGCGCGGCTGGAATGGAGCGGCGTTGGCGGCTTTGGGCGAGATGGTAGACTTCTTGGGGGTAGACGCGCCATTGCCCGACAACAGCGACGGGGTGAAACTAGGCGAGTCCACGTTGAATCGTTTCTTGTTCGCCGCACTGATGATTGTCAGTTCCTAGGGTGTCTGAATCATGTTTGGACGAGTCTTCACCTCTCGGCTTGAGCTTGATATGCGGCATTCACTTTCATCGGATCGTGGTTAAAGGCACACCCTGACACTCGAGTCAGAGCCATTCAATCGACACCGTCATCAAGAATACCTTTATCCTCATAGCGACATCGTCCATATATGGTTACATTGCGGCACAACGTATCTTTCGCGTTCTCTGCTTTCAACCCCAATTAGTTACTCTCCCACGCCTTCCAGATGGTTCATCCATCCAATCTCACCTCGTGTCTTCATCTTGGGCGATCCCGTGGTGCGACGCGAGTCATCCAGCGGCGGCTTCCCGGTGGACGCCATAACCTGGGATGGCTGATATCCACAAATCGGTACGGATCAGTGCAGTAGGGTCTCCATTGACACCGGACTCGGCAAGACGAAGCGGCTCGGTCTGCTTGGGGGTGGCCGCATTCCCCTACGAATCGATGCCTCGCGAAACAGGTACACGGCGCGCCGCGGCGGGTCAATTCTGGGCGGAATCCGGGACAGCGGTCAAGGGCAGACCGGCCGGAGCAGGTGGCATGCGCTTTCCGATAAAAATAGGATATAATAATCGTCGCGAGCAGTTATAAGAGAGAGTCGAATGAGATGACGCGGGGCGAACTCGGAAGGGGGAGAGGAAGTGCCGGGCGGTGAGGGAGCTCAGAGTGAGGACAGCTTAGCTGCACTCTAGTTCACAGTCCGGTACTTTCCCTTGTCATCAACATGTCTGACCTCGACATCGGCCAACTCTCCGACAGTGAGAGGTCTGCACTGGAGACCTACACTACTCTGACCGGCCATGAACCTGCTGAGGCTATCCCGTTACTGCGTCGGTCACAATGGAATGTCCAAGTGAGTGATGGTTGGCCTCATAGAGTAGTAGCTCTTATGCTGATACACTACTTCACAGATCGCCGTCtccaagttcttcgatgGCGAAGGTCCCGATCCCGTCGAGGAGGCCCGCTCGGCCATGAACGaccctccaccaccgccacgaccaGCCCGCCGCACTCAAAACCTCATGTCGGACGATCTCACTGCA of the Penicillium psychrofluorescens genome assembly, chromosome: 1 genome contains:
- a CDS encoding uncharacterized protein (ID:PFLUO_000971-T1.cds;~source:funannotate); this translates as MDPSQVKIPPMKDLTAENITENVITINSLCEDERMKYVLERLVTHLHDFARETRLSSDEWMTGLQFLTEVGQICTDVRQEFILLSDVLGLSILVDSIDHPKPAGSTEGTVLGPFHTHDAEEMPAGESLSHDPAGEPLLVVCTLRDTEGRPIENVKIDIWETDSSGHYDVQYAGREEPDGRCIMRSDKEGIFWFKAITPVPYPIPHDGPVGRLLKKLHRHPYRPSHMHFMFEKEGYDHLITALYLRNDPYETSDAVFGVKDSLTVDIGKAGPEIASKYGVPEGHALLTYDFVLVSDAETFDLRAKNSIVALDKLGRKVKIVNGLPVPDLD
- a CDS encoding uncharacterized protein (ID:PFLUO_000972-T1.cds;~source:funannotate) — protein: MRLTHLILPLAAVAPLCSAFVVPDEKVLGQLRLEKQQSEQNAAELGVSSHGVDVEESDIDSDPLWALAMMNDEHDRGLHAVDSYSYITAPEDRVYTTQEDGEDGDDGDDSDSDDDSDDDSDEDEDDDDDDDGEHRAPHHRPHCPGSALCPAKLTIWQLLSESRQTTRLADMLSPDTKLVTLLNSTSANHTVFAPTNRALARLLPRKKGGAKQPSRKFLNRLLRYHVIPGRVGVEELVAAGLQTLPTLFNESALGKNLPQRVVVSRGFEGEAVLNWGGTIVAGDILELSPETFSTFALGLSKTGLVKNLANKKKKSHKNGRGGTTFVPTNDAFKRLGRRANAFLFSNQGEHCLRALLQYHLVNNQTLYSDVLYTSTGVVEVFSSKANVGKGVHVVLPTRLGNRTISVDLKYRHHGDVVMRVNGFERVVELDRIARDGVVHVLDRVLIPPKMVGGKEEEASEDSGEMSPEELEERLLGQYGVEAEQERIHAEL
- a CDS encoding uncharacterized protein (ID:PFLUO_000973-T1.cds;~source:funannotate) gives rise to the protein MASTGKPPLDDSRRTTGSPKMKTRGEIGWMNHLEGVGDAANKKRFNVDSPSFTPSLLSGNGASTPKKSTISPKAANAAPFQPRTAASPRQETATPDWTVADVQEFVPQGFDVAPLQGNGNGGIPASNAFDPFVSASTPLGTPGAVGVPTNPYSHDPAAALGGTAFFGNQTGFQQPVQYHLYAPIGPHSQSTLGYQRNVHDLFLPSDFREELQKKAAATLQTLPNTQLPSQVDYFHSLVPLDLTHQKNAATFGYPSWVYKAQSSKDGNFYALRRLEGFRLTNEKAIRSVQAWKRVCNGSVVTLHDAFTSRSFQDSSLIFVTDYHPLSKTLAEQHLGAGQRFQNRPNTHIPEQVIWGYMTQIANAVKSIHTNGLAARVLEPSKVLLSGKNRIRLNACGVLDVVQFDSQRTVADLQRQDLVNFGQLIVALGANQPNMMHSPTKAMEHFTRAYSPQLKNSVFWLLNGLQKDQDRTIDVFITGISSQLMSTFDSALHLDDQLTSDLSRELENGRLVRLMTKLNFVNERPEYEHDRQWSETGERYFLKIFRDYVFHQVDAQGDPVVDLGHVLACLNKLDAGTDEKITLISRDEQNCFIVSYKEIKKALESSFQSLMKPARRMH